The Herminiimonas arsenitoxidans genome window below encodes:
- the glpD gene encoding glycerol-3-phosphate dehydrogenase → MQQQLHCDILIVGGGINGAGIARDAAGRGLSVVLCEKDDLASHTSSASTKLIHGGLRYLEYYEFSLVRKALIEREILMRSAPHIIHPLRFVMPHDQGQRPAWMIRAGLFLYDHLAKRELLPGSHGIDLRQHSAGVPLKESFSKGFVYSDGWVNDARLVVLNAIAAAENGATILTRTECVAVKRNATDWSATLHSAKDGEIQVQAKLLINAAGPWAANFLHDTVHGRAGKKLRLIKGSHIVVKKLFDHPYAYIFQHPDGRIVFAIPYEQDFTLIGTTDIDYHGDADKVVIDAEEIDYLCELTNRYFAQLITPADVVWSYSGVRPLVEDEKDDDNERASAVTRDYKLAFDTDAAPLLTIFGGKITTFRKLAEEAVDLIAPTLSNQHGAWTADACLPGGDIYGSKPNNRAVMEFDDYVRELQQEYVWLAPALIERYARAYGTRIKLLLADRTSIADMGEEVAPGLFAAEVEYLTKYEWASCNEDILWRRSKLGLHFAKSSDAGRALHLWLRDLEPQ, encoded by the coding sequence ATGCAACAGCAACTTCATTGCGACATCCTCATCGTAGGCGGCGGCATCAACGGTGCCGGCATTGCGCGTGACGCCGCAGGCCGCGGCCTCTCTGTCGTGCTGTGCGAAAAAGACGACCTCGCCTCGCACACCTCATCAGCCTCCACCAAACTGATACACGGTGGCCTGCGCTATCTGGAATATTACGAATTCAGTCTGGTGCGCAAAGCGCTGATAGAACGCGAAATCCTGATGCGCTCCGCTCCGCACATCATTCACCCGCTGCGCTTTGTCATGCCGCACGACCAAGGCCAGCGTCCAGCGTGGATGATACGCGCCGGCTTGTTCCTCTACGACCATCTCGCCAAACGCGAACTGCTGCCCGGCTCACACGGCATCGATCTGCGGCAACACTCAGCAGGTGTCCCATTAAAAGAGTCGTTCAGCAAAGGCTTTGTTTATTCCGACGGCTGGGTCAACGATGCACGTCTGGTTGTACTGAACGCTATCGCCGCTGCGGAAAACGGCGCAACCATACTCACGCGCACTGAATGCGTAGCGGTAAAGCGCAACGCGACAGACTGGAGCGCCACACTGCACAGTGCCAAGGATGGAGAGATACAAGTACAAGCCAAATTGCTAATCAACGCCGCCGGCCCTTGGGCTGCCAACTTTTTGCATGACACCGTGCATGGTCGCGCTGGCAAAAAGTTGCGCCTGATCAAAGGCAGCCACATCGTCGTCAAAAAATTATTCGATCATCCCTACGCCTACATCTTCCAGCATCCCGATGGCCGCATCGTCTTCGCGATCCCGTACGAACAAGACTTTACGTTGATAGGCACCACCGATATCGACTATCACGGCGATGCTGACAAGGTTGTCATCGATGCGGAAGAAATCGACTACTTGTGTGAGCTGACAAACCGCTACTTCGCCCAACTAATTACTCCTGCCGATGTAGTGTGGTCCTACTCCGGCGTACGCCCACTGGTCGAAGATGAAAAAGACGACGACAATGAAAGAGCCTCCGCCGTCACTCGCGATTACAAACTCGCCTTCGATACCGACGCCGCACCGCTACTCACCATCTTCGGCGGCAAGATCACTACCTTCCGCAAACTGGCCGAAGAAGCCGTCGATCTGATCGCACCCACCTTGAGTAATCAGCATGGCGCATGGACCGCCGATGCCTGCTTACCAGGTGGCGATATCTACGGCAGCAAGCCGAATAACCGCGCAGTGATGGAGTTCGATGATTACGTGCGCGAATTGCAGCAAGAATATGTCTGGCTAGCGCCTGCCCTGATAGAACGCTATGCGCGTGCGTATGGAACGCGCATCAAGTTATTGCTGGCAGATCGAACTAGCATTGCGGATATGGGTGAGGAAGTTGCGCCGGGATTGTTTGCGGCAGAAGTTGAATATCTGACGAAATATGAATGGGCTAGCTGCAACGAAGACATTTTGTGGCGCAGGTCCAAGCTGGGATTGCACTTCGCAAAAAGCAGCGACGCCGGCAGAGCATTGCATCTCTGGCTACGCGACTTGGAACCGCAATAG
- a CDS encoding sulfite reductase subunit alpha, translated as MNWSVSTRVIVATLLVVAYLALCLVIYYAQRRKQQQALRDAAALRPAADGTQPWLIAYASQTGSAEQLAWQTARMLHTAGVPTRVATLSEISLDDLMQAERALFVVSTYGEGDPPDNASLFATKLMNAKQALPHLHFGVLMLGDSHYTHFCGFGHTLTRWLRKCGALALFESVEADNGDNKALHTWQHHLSHIAGTNDAPDWQAPSYQPWRLAARHHLNPESAGGATFHLELEALSEHATWEAGDLVQVLAPADQERPREYSVASIPTDGRVHLLVRQERREDGTLGIASGWLTEQAAVGQIIDLRLRAHSNFRLGDNQHRPLILIGNGTGLAGLRSHLKARAANGAQRNWLVFGERNAANDFYYRNEIEAWQTQGVLERADIVFSRDQAERIYVQDKLREQAENVRAWLTADAAIYVCGSLDGMAGGVEAALTDIVGAEGVEQLIQQGRYRRDVY; from the coding sequence ATGAACTGGAGCGTATCAACCCGCGTGATCGTAGCGACACTACTCGTAGTCGCCTATCTCGCTTTATGTCTGGTCATCTATTACGCGCAGCGACGCAAGCAGCAACAAGCCTTGCGCGATGCAGCCGCGCTCAGACCTGCAGCTGATGGCACACAGCCGTGGCTCATCGCTTACGCAAGTCAGACCGGCTCCGCCGAACAACTCGCATGGCAAACCGCGCGCATGCTGCACACCGCCGGTGTACCGACACGCGTGGCGACTTTGTCCGAAATCAGTCTGGATGATTTGATGCAAGCGGAACGCGCGCTCTTCGTCGTCAGCACTTATGGCGAAGGCGATCCACCGGACAATGCATCGCTGTTCGCCACCAAGCTAATGAATGCCAAGCAAGCCTTGCCACATTTGCACTTCGGCGTACTGATGCTGGGTGATAGCCACTACACACACTTCTGCGGCTTCGGCCACACGTTGACGCGATGGCTGCGCAAATGCGGCGCCCTAGCCTTATTTGAAAGCGTGGAAGCAGACAATGGCGATAATAAGGCGCTGCACACCTGGCAGCATCATCTAAGTCATATCGCCGGCACCAACGATGCGCCCGATTGGCAAGCCCCGTCTTATCAGCCATGGCGACTCGCCGCGCGCCATCATCTCAATCCCGAGAGCGCGGGTGGTGCCACCTTCCATCTTGAACTGGAAGCACTGAGCGAACATGCGACGTGGGAAGCGGGTGATCTGGTGCAAGTGCTGGCACCAGCCGATCAAGAACGTCCACGCGAATATTCAGTTGCATCGATACCAACCGATGGTCGTGTGCATTTATTAGTTCGTCAGGAGCGACGCGAAGACGGCACGCTCGGCATCGCATCGGGCTGGTTAACTGAGCAAGCGGCTGTAGGTCAAATAATCGATCTGCGTCTGCGTGCACACAGCAACTTCCGCCTCGGTGACAATCAACACCGTCCATTGATCCTGATCGGCAACGGCACCGGCCTCGCCGGTTTGCGCAGCCATTTGAAAGCACGCGCAGCCAACGGCGCGCAACGCAACTGGCTGGTATTTGGCGAACGCAATGCGGCTAACGATTTCTACTATCGCAATGAGATCGAAGCGTGGCAAACCCAGGGCGTATTGGAACGTGCCGACATCGTGTTCTCGCGCGATCAGGCTGAACGTATTTATGTACAAGACAAGCTACGCGAGCAGGCAGAGAACGTGCGCGCATGGCTGACAGCCGATGCTGCGATTTATGTGTGCGGCAGTTTGGACGGAATGGCTGGCGGTGTGGAAGCTGCACTGACCGACATCGTCGGCGCAGAAGGTGTAGAGCAGTTAATTCAGCAAGGTCGTTATCGACGCGATGTGTATTAA
- the hemE gene encoding uroporphyrinogen decarboxylase: MPTQFAPLQNDTFLRALLRQPVEYTPLWLMRQAGRYLPEYRATRARAGSFLGLAKNPDYATEVTLQPLDRYDLDAAILFSDILTVPDAMGLGLYFIEGEGPKFERPLRDEKAVQALKVPELGSLQYVFDAVTQIRTELKGRVPLIGFTGSPWTLACYMVEGGGSDDFRTVKAMLYNRPDLMHHILQTNAITVAAYLNAQIDAGAQAVMMFDTWGGALADGAYQQFSLHYMREVMKHVKTEKDGVRIPSIVFTKGGGLWLKEIAGVGADAVGLDWTVNLGAARAKVGDRVALQGNLDPTILFAQPDQIRAEVAKVLESFGKHSAGSGHVFNLGHGISQFTPPESVSVLVDAVHEFSRPLHAQG, from the coding sequence ATGCCTACACAATTTGCCCCGCTCCAGAACGACACCTTTCTCCGCGCATTGCTGCGCCAGCCAGTTGAATACACGCCGCTGTGGCTGATGCGCCAGGCCGGCCGTTATCTGCCTGAATATCGCGCCACCCGCGCGCGCGCCGGTTCCTTCCTGGGTTTGGCGAAGAATCCTGATTACGCGACAGAAGTGACGTTGCAACCGCTGGATCGCTACGATCTGGATGCGGCGATTCTGTTCTCCGACATCCTGACGGTGCCGGATGCTATGGGTTTGGGTTTGTACTTCATCGAAGGCGAAGGGCCAAAGTTCGAACGTCCGCTGCGTGATGAAAAAGCTGTGCAAGCCTTGAAAGTGCCAGAGCTGGGCTCGCTGCAATACGTATTTGATGCCGTTACGCAAATCCGCACCGAACTCAAAGGACGCGTACCGCTGATCGGCTTTACCGGCAGCCCGTGGACGCTGGCTTGCTATATGGTCGAAGGCGGCGGCTCGGATGATTTTCGCACGGTCAAGGCGATGCTCTACAACCGCCCGGATCTGATGCACCACATTCTGCAAACCAATGCGATCACCGTCGCGGCTTATCTGAACGCGCAAATCGATGCTGGCGCCCAAGCTGTCATGATGTTCGATACCTGGGGCGGCGCGCTGGCCGATGGCGCTTACCAACAGTTCTCCTTGCATTACATGCGTGAAGTCATGAAGCATGTGAAGACGGAAAAAGACGGCGTGCGTATTCCTAGCATCGTCTTTACCAAAGGCGGCGGCTTGTGGCTGAAGGAAATCGCTGGCGTCGGTGCCGATGCCGTCGGCCTCGACTGGACCGTGAATCTGGGCGCCGCGCGCGCCAAGGTTGGTGACCGCGTCGCCTTGCAAGGCAATCTGGACCCAACCATCCTGTTCGCGCAGCCGGATCAAATCCGTGCCGAAGTTGCCAAAGTGCTGGAATCCTTTGGCAAACACAGCGCCGGCTCCGGTCACGTTTTCAATCTGGGTCACGGCATCTCGCAGTTCACGCCGCCGGAATCAGTTTCAGTGCTGGTCGATGCGGTGCATGAATTCAGCCGCCCGCTGCACGCACAAGGCTAA
- a CDS encoding HD-GYP domain-containing protein has translation MSTTSPELQLEKISKFIGGIMRGRDPDLADHLQRLHTKAGLFGRYLGFSEEDAQMLAIGAGIHDIGKLCINEQILNKPTRLTATEFFLIQQHPAAGHQLLAPLELDARITDCVLYHHENYDGSGYPHGLKGEAIPLFARIVRIWDSYDAITMNRPYHKGQSKDDALAILQRDQARYDPVLLKAFIKMMSETQTA, from the coding sequence ATGAGCACTACTTCCCCTGAACTGCAGTTAGAGAAGATTTCAAAGTTCATAGGAGGAATCATGCGGGGGCGCGATCCGGATTTGGCGGATCATCTGCAGCGCTTGCATACCAAGGCCGGTTTATTTGGCCGCTATCTTGGCTTTTCCGAAGAAGATGCGCAAATGCTTGCGATAGGCGCAGGCATACATGACATCGGCAAGCTGTGTATCAACGAGCAGATTCTGAACAAGCCTACCCGCCTGACTGCGACAGAATTTTTCCTCATCCAACAACATCCTGCAGCTGGCCATCAATTACTGGCACCGCTGGAGCTGGATGCGCGCATTACTGACTGCGTGCTTTATCACCACGAGAATTACGATGGCAGCGGCTATCCGCACGGCTTGAAGGGCGAAGCCATTCCATTGTTTGCACGTATAGTGAGAATATGGGATTCCTACGATGCGATCACGATGAATCGGCCTTATCACAAAGGGCAATCCAAGGATGATGCCTTAGCGATATTGCAACGCGATCAAGCGCGTTACGATCCGGTCTTGCTGAAAGCCTTCATCAAGATGATGAGTGAAACGCAAACGGCTTGA
- a CDS encoding FAD:protein FMN transferase, which translates to MRRTLVPLIDTPPESPALGGVVHTLHGQTMGTSWSVKLIAEVTRHLPPLRQAIQDQLDTVVAQMSTWDATSNLSQFNNAPAGSWHTLPDEFFTVLEYALRVARDSNGAYDPTAGALVNAWGFGPSKRYNEADFITPTQTELDTARAQCGWQRIQIDTATQSVQQPGNVYIDLSAIAKGYGVDQVARELQQRGIDSFLVEVGGELRGEGVKPDGQPWWVALEHPLPDALASAASNTVIGMETIAALYDWSAATSGDYRRYFENDATRFSHTIDPRSGEPIRHGLASVTVLHRDCMAADAWSTALGVMGAEQGLAYANEHELAALFINRSKDGFEEHLSSSLLDLLQ; encoded by the coding sequence ATGCGACGCACACTAGTCCCACTCATAGACACTCCACCTGAATCGCCAGCCTTGGGCGGCGTCGTGCACACCTTGCACGGCCAAACGATGGGGACGAGTTGGTCAGTGAAACTGATCGCGGAAGTCACACGGCACTTGCCACCTTTGCGTCAGGCGATACAAGATCAACTAGATACCGTCGTCGCGCAAATGAGCACTTGGGACGCGACATCGAATTTGAGCCAGTTCAACAATGCACCGGCAGGTTCATGGCACACCTTGCCGGATGAATTTTTCACGGTACTGGAATACGCATTGCGCGTCGCACGCGATAGCAATGGTGCTTACGATCCAACGGCTGGTGCATTGGTCAATGCCTGGGGCTTTGGCCCCAGCAAACGTTATAACGAAGCTGACTTCATCACACCGACACAAACTGAGCTGGACACAGCACGCGCGCAATGCGGCTGGCAACGCATACAAATCGACACAGCAACACAAAGCGTGCAGCAGCCAGGCAACGTCTATATCGATCTGTCCGCGATTGCCAAAGGCTACGGTGTCGATCAGGTTGCACGCGAATTGCAGCAACGCGGCATAGACAGTTTTTTAGTGGAAGTCGGCGGTGAACTACGCGGCGAAGGCGTCAAGCCGGATGGCCAACCGTGGTGGGTTGCGCTCGAACATCCACTACCGGACGCATTGGCATCCGCTGCATCCAATACTGTCATTGGCATGGAAACCATCGCAGCGCTGTACGACTGGTCGGCCGCAACGTCTGGCGATTACCGTCGCTATTTTGAAAACGATGCGACACGTTTCTCACACACGATAGATCCGCGCAGCGGCGAACCGATACGTCACGGCCTTGCGTCCGTCACCGTACTGCATCGCGATTGCATGGCAGCAGATGCATGGTCAACTGCGCTCGGCGTGATGGGTGCAGAACAAGGCTTGGCTTACGCAAACGAACATGAACTGGCCGCATTGTTTATCAATCGCAGCAAAGATGGTTTTGAAGAACATCTGAGTTCATCACTATTGGACTTGCTGCAATGA
- a CDS encoding DUF2164 domain-containing protein, translating to MTIKLNPETEERLIGSIQRYFSTNMDEDIGDLKAKLLLDFCVRELGPSIYNQAIADAQSAMQDKVAELDVTCYEAEFSYWNKK from the coding sequence ATGACCATCAAACTTAATCCAGAAACCGAAGAACGCCTGATCGGTTCCATCCAGCGTTACTTCAGTACCAATATGGATGAAGACATAGGTGACCTCAAAGCCAAGTTGCTGCTCGATTTTTGCGTGCGGGAGTTGGGGCCCAGCATTTACAATCAGGCGATTGCCGATGCACAGTCCGCGATGCAGGATAAAGTCGCCGAGCTGGACGTCACTTGTTACGAAGCTGAATTCAGTTACTGGAACAAAAAATGA
- a CDS encoding Hsp20 family protein, which translates to MRTYDFSPLYRSAIGFDRLAQLFDDAQRSESQPSYPPYNIELVGENKYRITMAVAGFDRSEIEIETERDTLKITGRKAGEEGTRNFLHRGIASRNFEHSFQLANHVHVVGAKLDNGLLNIELAREIPEALKPRKIVIDAVADNVQSLKAA; encoded by the coding sequence ATGCGCACTTATGACTTTTCCCCACTGTATCGTTCCGCCATTGGCTTTGATCGTCTGGCACAACTATTCGATGACGCACAGCGCAGCGAATCGCAACCTAGTTATCCGCCATACAACATCGAGCTGGTAGGCGAAAACAAATACCGCATCACGATGGCCGTTGCAGGATTCGACCGTTCGGAAATTGAAATTGAAACCGAACGCGATACGCTCAAGATCACCGGCCGCAAGGCAGGCGAAGAAGGCACGCGCAACTTCCTGCACCGCGGCATCGCTTCACGCAATTTTGAACACAGCTTCCAGTTGGCCAATCACGTACACGTCGTTGGTGCCAAACTCGATAACGGTCTGCTGAATATCGAACTGGCGCGTGAAATTCCGGAAGCATTGAAGCCACGCAAGATAGTGATTGATGCGGTGGCAGATAATGTGCAGAGCTTGAAAGCTGCTTAA
- a CDS encoding DUF2271 domain-containing protein: MRISYSFMLGAALTTPAFAADMNVKVEIPRLTVAEYHKPYVAFWIEGADQTFVRNLAVWYDLKMKNNEGTKWLKDMRQWWRKSGRDLQMPVDGLSGATRAPGEQQLTFNSTKSGLDKLPAGEYTLVVEAAREVGGRELLRLPFQWPIKTAQTAQVKGEHELGTVSLELKP, translated from the coding sequence ATGCGAATTTCTTATTCCTTTATGTTGGGCGCTGCGCTCACAACGCCAGCCTTCGCTGCTGACATGAATGTCAAAGTCGAGATCCCGCGCTTGACCGTGGCCGAATATCATAAGCCTTACGTCGCGTTCTGGATTGAAGGTGCGGACCAAACTTTCGTACGCAATCTGGCGGTCTGGTACGACTTGAAGATGAAGAATAACGAAGGCACCAAGTGGCTCAAGGACATGCGCCAATGGTGGCGTAAAAGCGGTCGCGATTTGCAAATGCCGGTCGATGGCTTGAGTGGCGCCACCCGCGCACCGGGCGAACAGCAACTCACGTTCAACAGTACCAAATCCGGCCTCGATAAATTACCGGCTGGCGAATATACATTGGTGGTGGAAGCCGCGCGTGAAGTCGGCGGTCGCGAATTGCTTCGCCTACCTTTCCAATGGCCTATCAAGACAGCACAAACCGCACAAGTTAAAGGCGAGCATGAGCTCGGCACCGTTTCCCTCGAATTAAAACCATAA
- a CDS encoding primosomal protein N' — protein sequence MEPCILKVALDTPLDFCFDYIWVAADADSARPLAGQLALVPFGRREVVGLIISVHESTDVPLDKLKQAIAVRTQLPPLSAEWIALCAFAADYYQRPLGEVAIPGLPKNLRALKTTSLDKAIKKLGKADAVHDATPIAMPQLNPAQQEAADAIAGATGFAPTLLYGVTGSGKTEVYLQAAAQILAHSIDEHNPAQILILVPEINLTPQLEANVRARFPGVAIATLHSGLAEGERVMHWMAAHLGHARIVLGTRLAILSSLPHLKLIIVDEEHDPSYKQQEGLRYSARDLAVWRAHQLSIPIVLGSATPSLETWHHAQSGRYRKLELRERAVKDAVLPKVGLIDLERKAPREKMTEGISETLITALKLRMERGEQSLLFLNRRGYAPVIACDSCGWISNCTRCSAFLVLHKLDKRLRCHHCGYEQRIPRSCPDCGNVDIQPLGRGTQRVEESLQLIFPEARIMRIDADSTRRKGSAQEAFDTVHRGEVDILIGTQMVAKGHDFQNLTLVGVLNPDTALFSHDYRASERLFAQLMQVAGRAGRVAQKEGGSASEVLIQTRYPQHPLFAAVRTHDYDTFASELLEERQQASFPPFIYQALLRAEAKEIKIALDFLRAAIACVDYPGITMNDPIPMTMTRVANVDRAQLLVECTSRPALQAFLKVWIAAIREMKTRVRWSLEVDPVDI from the coding sequence GTGGAACCTTGCATCCTCAAAGTCGCCCTCGACACGCCGCTCGATTTCTGCTTCGACTATATTTGGGTCGCCGCAGATGCGGATAGTGCGCGTCCGCTAGCCGGTCAACTGGCGCTGGTGCCTTTCGGCCGGCGCGAAGTGGTGGGCTTGATCATCTCCGTGCATGAGAGCACCGACGTCCCGCTCGACAAGCTCAAGCAGGCGATCGCCGTGCGCACGCAATTGCCGCCGCTGTCGGCTGAGTGGATCGCGCTGTGCGCCTTTGCCGCCGATTATTACCAACGTCCTTTGGGCGAAGTGGCAATTCCGGGTTTGCCCAAGAATCTGCGTGCGCTGAAAACCACTTCGCTGGATAAAGCGATCAAGAAGCTGGGCAAGGCCGATGCCGTGCATGACGCCACGCCGATAGCCATGCCGCAATTGAATCCGGCGCAGCAAGAGGCCGCCGATGCGATTGCCGGCGCAACTGGTTTTGCACCGACCTTGTTATATGGCGTGACCGGTAGCGGCAAGACGGAAGTCTATTTGCAAGCGGCCGCGCAAATCCTCGCGCACAGCATAGATGAGCACAATCCAGCGCAAATCCTGATCCTGGTGCCGGAGATTAATCTGACGCCGCAACTGGAAGCGAACGTGCGCGCACGTTTCCCCGGCGTAGCGATTGCGACGCTGCATAGCGGTTTGGCCGAAGGCGAGCGCGTCATGCATTGGATGGCAGCACATCTGGGTCATGCGCGCATAGTGCTGGGTACGCGCCTCGCGATACTGTCTTCGTTGCCGCATCTGAAATTGATCATCGTCGATGAAGAACACGATCCTTCATACAAGCAGCAAGAGGGTTTGCGTTATTCGGCGCGCGATCTGGCGGTGTGGCGTGCGCATCAATTAAGTATTCCTATCGTGCTCGGTTCCGCCACGCCTTCGCTGGAAACCTGGCACCACGCGCAATCCGGTCGTTATCGCAAACTCGAATTGCGTGAGCGCGCCGTCAAGGATGCGGTCTTGCCCAAGGTCGGCCTGATCGATCTGGAGCGCAAGGCACCGCGTGAAAAAATGACGGAAGGTATCAGCGAGACGCTGATCACGGCCTTGAAGTTGCGTATGGAGCGTGGCGAACAATCGCTGCTTTTCCTGAATCGTCGCGGTTATGCGCCAGTGATTGCTTGTGATTCCTGCGGCTGGATCAGCAACTGCACGCGTTGCAGTGCCTTCCTCGTGTTGCACAAACTCGATAAGCGTTTGCGTTGTCATCATTGCGGCTACGAGCAACGCATACCGCGCTCCTGTCCGGACTGCGGCAACGTCGATATTCAACCGCTGGGTCGCGGCACGCAACGCGTGGAAGAAAGTCTGCAACTGATTTTTCCCGAAGCGCGCATCATGCGCATCGATGCCGATTCGACGCGGCGCAAGGGGAGTGCGCAAGAAGCTTTCGATACCGTACATCGCGGCGAGGTCGATATCCTGATCGGCACGCAAATGGTGGCGAAAGGGCATGACTTCCAGAATCTGACTTTGGTTGGTGTGCTGAATCCTGACACTGCCTTGTTCTCGCATGATTACCGCGCCAGCGAAAGACTGTTCGCGCAATTGATGCAAGTCGCCGGTCGCGCTGGTCGCGTCGCGCAGAAGGAGGGCGGCAGCGCGAGTGAAGTGTTGATACAAACGCGTTATCCGCAGCATCCTTTATTTGCCGCAGTACGTACCCACGATTACGACACCTTCGCCAGCGAGTTGCTGGAAGAGCGGCAGCAGGCGAGTTTTCCGCCTTTCATTTATCAGGCGCTGTTGCGCGCGGAAGCGAAGGAAATCAAGATCGCGCTGGACTTCCTGCGTGCGGCAATTGCCTGCGTCGATTATCCCGGCATCACGATGAATGATCCTATCCCGATGACGATGACGCGCGTCGCCAATGTCGACAGGGCACAATTGCTGGTGGAATGTACGTCGCGTCCGGCGCTGCAAGCTTTCCTGAAAGTCTGGATTGCCGCTATACGCGAGATGAAGACGCGTGTGCGTTGGTCGCTGGAAGTCGATCCGGTCGATATCTAA
- a CDS encoding DUF4198 domain-containing protein, which produces MKKTSLWRAAALAVSLSVALPMAAHAHRAWMLPSATVLSGNEPWVTVDAAVSNDLFYFEHNPLRLDTLAVIAPDGSAAPVENKSTGKYRSTFDVKLSQKGTYKLTMVNDGLNASYKVGTENKRWRGTAETFAKEVPADATDVNVSRMQSRMEVFVSSGKPTDAVLKPTGVGLELVPITHPNDLFSGETSNFRFLLDGKPAADIEVTVIPGGIRYRDQLGEIKVKTDKDGKFSVKWPTAGMYWMSASNGGPQMGPQTAGANAAPRVVGTLAKPIRRASYTATLEVLQP; this is translated from the coding sequence ATGAAAAAAACTTCCCTGTGGCGCGCAGCAGCGCTGGCTGTTTCTCTCTCCGTCGCCCTGCCTATGGCTGCACATGCGCATCGCGCCTGGATGCTGCCATCCGCCACTGTGTTGTCCGGCAATGAACCTTGGGTCACGGTTGACGCAGCGGTATCCAACGATCTGTTTTACTTCGAACACAATCCATTGCGTCTGGATACTCTGGCCGTGATCGCACCGGACGGCAGCGCCGCACCGGTAGAGAATAAAAGTACAGGTAAATACCGCAGCACCTTCGACGTGAAGCTGTCGCAAAAAGGTACGTACAAATTGACGATGGTGAACGACGGCTTGAACGCAAGCTACAAAGTCGGCACAGAAAACAAACGCTGGCGCGGTACGGCGGAAACCTTCGCCAAGGAAGTACCAGCCGATGCAACCGATGTGAACGTGAGCCGCATGCAAAGCCGCATGGAAGTATTCGTCAGCTCCGGCAAACCGACTGACGCTGTATTGAAGCCAACCGGTGTTGGCCTGGAATTGGTGCCGATCACACATCCTAACGATTTGTTCTCCGGTGAAACCAGCAATTTCCGTTTCCTGCTTGATGGCAAACCGGCCGCTGATATTGAAGTCACTGTGATTCCAGGTGGCATCCGCTATCGCGATCAACTGGGCGAGATCAAGGTCAAGACCGATAAAGACGGCAAGTTCAGCGTCAAGTGGCCAACTGCAGGCATGTACTGGATGAGTGCCAGCAACGGTGGCCCGCAAATGGGTCCTCAAACTGCTGGTGCAAACGCTGCTCCACGCGTAGTTGGTACGCTGGCTAAACCTATCCGTCGCGCCAGCTACACCGCGACGCTGGAAGTGCTGCAACCGTAA
- a CDS encoding PepSY-associated TM helix domain-containing protein, which produces MEARANNPQRAYWLKTLHQWHWISSALCLLGMLLFSVTGITLNHSSQIEAKPQVSTQEVQLPAALQTQLAKLNSTESSSNSGKENAALPVELQRWMKDTLSVDVSEREAEWSPEEIYIALPRPGGDAWVRIDRASGAVEFESTNRGWISYLNDLHKGRNTGTAWSWFIDIFAAACLIFSITGLFILKMHATNRPSTWPIVGLGVLIPFLLAILFIH; this is translated from the coding sequence ATGGAAGCACGCGCGAATAACCCTCAACGTGCTTACTGGTTAAAAACCCTGCATCAATGGCATTGGATCAGCTCGGCGTTATGCCTGCTGGGCATGCTGCTGTTCAGCGTGACCGGCATTACGCTTAATCACTCGTCGCAAATCGAAGCAAAACCGCAAGTTTCCACGCAAGAAGTGCAGCTGCCCGCCGCACTGCAAACCCAGCTGGCAAAGTTGAACTCCACCGAATCCAGCAGCAACTCCGGCAAGGAAAACGCTGCCTTGCCTGTTGAGTTACAACGCTGGATGAAGGACACCTTGTCGGTGGATGTCAGCGAGCGTGAAGCGGAATGGTCACCGGAAGAAATCTATATCGCCTTGCCGCGTCCGGGTGGCGACGCCTGGGTGCGCATCGATCGCGCCAGCGGTGCGGTGGAATTTGAATCGACCAATCGCGGCTGGATTTCTTACTTGAACGATTTGCACAAAGGTCGCAACACAGGCACGGCGTGGAGCTGGTTCATCGATATTTTTGCCGCGGCGTGTTTGATTTTTTCCATCACTGGTTTGTTCATCTTAAAGATGCACGCGACCAATCGTCCCAGTACCTGGCCTATCGTCGGCTTGGGCGTGTTGATTCCGTTCTTGCTGGCTATTTTGTTTATTCATTAA